ATTATCAatcctaaaaaattattgtattatataatattttatttattagtattatattttttattaaaaaatctatgagAAAATAGTTTTGGTTAAAAATACCTGGGGCAAAATTTATCCAATGCATCTTTCAAACTATGAATTTGCGTAATATTCCTGGATATTTCCTGCAGTACAAATCCTGGAAATGCTTGACAATATACCTCTGTTGCTTGCAAATCGATTGCTGGGTCGATCGTTGTCAATTTATTGGGCGTATaatctctatttttttctttacttcaCAAATAGAATAGAAGCCATTAAAATCGcctgttatttattatgtaatttattattttttatttgaatactTACTTTTGAGATTTGATGATAGTTGACAAGCTGCAATACGCGCTAGGATGCATGGCGATTCCGGGTGAATTCCATAACAAATATGCTCTCGCTGCCATCAATAATAATTCGTTGGTCAAATTTTGTGCaatgtttgataattttgatctaataaatataaaatatgacgtTTAGAATAATACATGATCagataattgtattaaataaaaattatcaacttTAAATTGACCAAAAAATCTATTGTACAGAATCATTTTTCACGAACAAACATTTTGCATTAGTATTAGTGATATTCCTATATATTAAAAGCctgttaaatataatcatgagcaatttgtattacttGCTGAAAAATTCGTCGATCGGCAAGTCGGCAACATGAATATTGGCATTTTGGGTGGCCAGTGCCACTTTGAAATGAGTTTCCAAGATGTTTGATGCACTGGAATTTCTCATCAAATTGATCAAGTGTATCtacaaaagattatttatgattattcttATGACTAATTACATTtctagtatttttaaataaaaaaattaaaaaaaatcaaatcagaatatttaaaacaaaataaacagatctttttgatattaaatgtattgatataataataatttaaatttgtaacaataaCATTCTacaaaacttaattataagttatataaaaattaaaaagttttaatgtaCACTTAGTTCGGGTTGTTTTCTCGCCGCAGCTTCGATGtagcaaaattcttttctgGACCAGACTTGCGCAGCTTCTTTTACGAAATAAACATTGAAGGGATGCTCGTCTCCAGAAATCTTCAATTCACTATAGTGTTGATAGATTACTTGATTCATAAGAgttctaaattatttcttttattaaacgtGCAGTATTTTGATATGAGTTTAAAGTTAATTACTTAATTCTTGAaagcattaaatataaattgtaaagaataattaattaaatcgcgaaattattaataaaattgtgggcattaaattaattatatttattacttacgattagttttattaattgctttgtttatttattttatcaaagttttggttagttattttattaattttagtggagtttatcaaaatattattctttttaaatttatttagttttagtaatttttttttatatataccaGCAGTTATCATCGTTTGTTACAGGTGAACAAAGTATCGCCGTGATGAAGACAAAGACAACCAAACCGCTAATGATGAGGCATGCTGTCATAAACAAGGTGAAGAGATCATTTGGCCATCTTCTTAATTGATTCGCGACGCCTTTGACGATTGGCGTGTTGTATTGCGCGCCCTGAATCGTATTTTCAATGTACATATACGAAAAATCAAGTATCTTGCATTTGCTTTCATCCAAGAGGAAGGGAAGTTTATCCTCGTCAAAGtctaagaatttttaattttaattttatcatatttatcatattttatcatatcaattttatcatattttatcatattttgcagaaaaagaaatactaaaaagaatactttaatttaaaaatatatattattttaacggaTTATGTTGTTTTgagcattttgtaaaaaataaattttctaaatatgaCATTTCATACATACtgttcataatatttttaggtACTTACGCTTGGCCTTCGGCATTTTGGCAACGTCGTCGCACTGGAGTTCGGATCTGATCAACGACGCTTTAAAGTCTCGCTTTGAAACGCAATTTGCCGAGTCGACACTTCATAACAAAGTCAAGCGGACTTAAATCGAATTGCGACGTTGGGAAATTGGCGAGGTATCCATATTGTGCAATACAAGTGCGGTATATTGCTTTTGCAAATTAGACACGAATTGCTGTGACGTTATCATACAAATGAGTTCACAGTGCACGCTCGTTTATTAAAtctagtttttaaatataatcaataaatctatttaatgCGTTACaatgaatatataatgaatatatatcatatttacaagacatttgtgataattttttatgcaagatTTACTGTGaaaaaatcacaatatttattgtaaaaataatgacaaaacagtcacaagaaatataatacaatttgaaTGCAATTTGCTGCGGCGGATTCCGTGACGGTACatgatgcaaaatttttatatcaacgCTGCAATACTGCAATATCTCGATCTGCGATATCTCGATCTACAATATCTTGACCTGCAATGTATCGATCTGCGTTATATTGTATcagagagaagcctgagagCGGTCATCACCCCGATTTAGCTGCAACCACAATTCAAGACGCttctatgtgcacaaaacgtgcacattgaactactGAGCCATGTACACGATACTTTCCAGTGGGTAACATGCTATGTGCACAATGTTTGGTTCTGTTCCATTCTATGTGCACAAAGTGTCGGTAACACAGAGCTAGTAGGGTAACAttgatgtatataaaataaattttcaataaaaaaacatgcacatgtcattatttatttttatgttaaagcttaatttacaataagttctttttaacataaatatacgtgacaattttgttaataaaaattgcatccaAGAATCGCGAcatataagtttttttaatttttgtaaattctatttttatattttgcccttactttacaatttttacgtaACAAGATTATAACTTTTAGATACATagcacgttttgtgcacatagaggcgTCTTGAATTGTGGTTGCAGCTAAATCGGGGGGATGATCGctctcaggcttctctctgCTGGTACgatcattttctttctttcaatggaaagaaaatttaaagaatgttgtgaaataaaatacattgtttgtcgagaaaagattttaataaaaccaaatacaatataataatagtatacaataagtaatattaaattcagaaaacatatacaatgaaaaagaaatatatacaacaatgcTGCATACAGATGCAATAatgtgatatacatatatatatgtaatacaatatacaattatataataatataatatacaatataatatacaatatattaatacaatattttgtacaaatgaGAAAcagatttttacaagtttacaatatttaagagaaatgttccagtggcaatatatttaagaattaattattattaaaaatgtgatgTTTTCTAtgtgtgaaaataatatttttaatattatataataaaaattaaaatttacttcgcggaaatttaaaaccaaaatttgcatttattaaacgacgatattaaatatttgcaaaaataattggataCGTAAATTTACCACAGTTTccggacattatatttatgaatattaaaaaattattttgttcatatattttcgGAGATTGAGACATATCCAGCCATTGGGACATTTagcttattacaatttttcttaatatattatccTGTATTCCatcgaaataatatacaagataatacaaaatgaaaataatatgccaatatgtcaataatatgtcaataaaatcatttaaacgttcaaaagttttatgcaaaatatgcaaaatacttTAGTTAAAAAGAGCTGAACAAtacgattttgtatttataatcaaaagtatctcttataattcaaaaagtagtaatattttattagtgaaatttattaatctaaacATTTAAACGTCTAAACGTTcaaactttttcataatttacgcAAGAAACATCTTTCGtttttcgaaagagaatcttgctgtttgcccacccgaagttttatcattatttttgtcatcaataaactacaaactaactgccaaagcagaagttccaaagtttatcgacagcaaagaattaaaaaaaaaaatacaatatagaaGTGATAAGAAGTTTTAAAATCCTACCTACCTACCCACAAACTTTATCTAGTagaaaatcctacctaattAGAAATTCTATACCTAAGAGTtcgtacaaaaaattttccgCAGGATGCTTTAGCGCAAAGCTCGACTCAGTTACCGCCATTTGTATCTGAATTTCGGGAAGGAGTTTTTCGCAGGAtgctttagcgcagagctcggctcagttaCCGCCATTTGCATCTGAAATTCGGGAGGGAGTTTTTCGCAGGAtgctttagcgcagagctcggctTAGTTACCGCCATTTGCATCTGAATTTCGGAAGGAAATTTTCCGCAGGAtgctttagcgcagagctcggctcagttaCCGCCATTTGCATCTGAATTTTGGGAGGGAGTTTTCCGCAGGAtgctttagcgcagagcttggctcagttaccgctatttgcatccAAAATCTGAGAGCTACTACCTTGGTGTTTCTCAAAAgacgctagcgcagagctcagctcagtttccgctagttGCGTCTGAAATTTTTGTTGATAGTCGATCATTATTCAATGATCGATCGTATCAACGTTGTTTCGAGATCtgtgctcgaccatcatcgaCGGGACCACGAATTTCGAATTTCCGCGCTCAACCATGGGATCAACACTAGAACTACCGACGATTAACATataccaatttttatttcttttttctttctttttaaaaggtgataaagagaaaaagtacattaatcaatttaattatttaacacaatgcaacacaagtcacagaaaaaaatctcaaaaaatacaatataaatttaaataattattctaaaatgaatAAACCGGTCATTTTGACCGCTTTGATAGTTCTAGTGTTCTAATGttaagccataggaccacggatgcatgggtaagctaggaaagattgcgaagaaattgacgtatagcaagaataaatatatattttaaaattgtaaataaattgttaataaaaaatgcactctttctttattagatcaattatttcaaatataccataatttattaatatatttacgtttgtgtaaaagaattttcttttttatttttaatttaaatttgtgatacatttgtggtacatatgtatttaaaaattttcttacttttgcttttcaacgccaatttataatatttaatcctggaaagatataaaaaaataaaccacttaccgtagggaaggaagaaataaaagtacacatttacacacagaaaaagaattttgctatcgcaataaaataatcgttgctattgcatgttaaatatgttagcgataaaatttcgctattgtaactatttttacagattattcaatatgcaacaaatctggtttgttcaaaaaatcgacaaattttgagatgagaaaacaagttaaaattcgctgttacaacaaaataattaatttttaataaatttattttactattgcaaTGAATTGTCGCCATTATAAtacaaactttgataataagataaaaataaatttcttattatatattagcaatataatttgcagatttaaaaactaatttcggtaaataaaattattatctataacaaatctctttgctgttcaaataataatcaactgtaagaaattttgctatgatagcttatataaaatttactgcggcagcaaatactttttttctatgtattaacaagttttatcttttattttatgtataatctttttttaaatatttttttcttctattttttcttatataaaaaaaatataaataaatatataaacatatataaatatataaacacaagtacattattcagaataaaaatatattaggttatttaaaaaatttgtaataatttttataataaaattgaaaactatttttatatgtttagagtcatctttgttcagtaatatatgcaccattgttttcgacaacttttggccatctttaacaacttgtgcatacattattaaataaagatatataaacatataaaaattgttttcaattctgtcatcaaaaaattctacaaactctctgaataattcaatatattttgttctgatctgtcaatcacatgaaatacatttaggaaatattccaggattaaatattcatcaacgcatctaagtcctagcctatccattttaagataatgaatcgaagaaatagtgtaccttttataattttattcaaagtattctggtgtatgattatatttttaatattatatgattaatatttaatatatatggattCAAAGGGCTATTAGACTGATGAAAGTTGCTTCAACTTCGGgctcaatcaaaatcaaaattagaaacactgcttttttttaatgtattagtaacacataattaaatttaatataaattaaaactaaaaaaataagtacttcgttcttttaaaaacaaatgcacgtacaactcaaaatacttttaaaaaatacaagagaataaaactttgatataaCTACTATaaggcaataaaaattatacgacctgcaaagtgtctcgcgtttatatatttttacaccatTATTtgatccattatcttaataataaaagacaaattaaactaACTCACCGAttgatgcgcagcagcggagttgtcgttctgttgatctgcatagttgatctgtaaaatacgaaataaatcaaaattatagcagcgttcacaatatgaaatatttgtgaaatcataaaaaatattgagtacatcgaacttttaattcgttttctaagcaaatatgtaataaaagaattattaaaaaagtttaattatttaaatagaaagtaaaaaaatatgcgaataaattctaataatgataaatattaactaatgtgaattttttgtctttcaaatattttaatgtgtgtacaatattttcaacaaataaatgaattattgcttaccgtaaagttgctccgccggcgcccgatgctcctcctgagcctcctcctcctctcagtggtccttcgaagcactcacattgaatctcacgcgttcgcggcgcatgcattgctcgcatgcgtacctgaatacgaaaatcgcgcgatacttaaaacggcactcccgacatcacaggcgaatcgaaccgaattgtccaagctgtgacgttacgcgcgaattccgtccgcgtttcagacgaccacatttaccaattggggcacgattctctcaaaacagaaggcaaagataagcttgaagaagatgaggtgattagtcatccaatcaaccgactagatacaagacatctgaaaagcaatcggtagcgtttgactaactccggtagccgtcctcgactacctttgacagtccggctatctgtacaactagcgcgctgcacgtagaaccgaagattgccctgccgtagtggagattttatgattgaaaccgacctttccctcccccgagccaagcctaaagtcaaaaaaaatcgtgtcccaatatttgtcatacagcaaaaatgcgttcatctatagattcgctataactctcggcattaacggcactcccgacgcgcattttgttatactatacgacggaacgaatatattttgtagcaccgattacacgcacaaagttgatctgtaaaataaaaaaataaatgcagattagtgtttgaaataattaatatttataaaataattactgcgcacattaaactttatattcgtttatttatgcacacgtctaaacaaagaattaaatttttaaatttaaatttaactcaaatttacttgaaataaattaaggaatataattgtattattcactTATGCTTCTGAAGCTTTGTTATATCATATTGTGATCATTCTGTGTGTAATACGGATACATAgttctatcttttattttaatcaaaatagctCTTTGATTGAAACAATACTGGTGTTTTAAATCAGTCCCtgcactattatttttaaaaaataacgtttttaacgataaattacTTACCACAATGTTGTTTTGCCGTCGCCTGATGCCTCCTAGGCCCCCTAGACGGGCCGCATCCAGGTCGGTTGGGCCAAAGTAAGGGCCTTAATCCTCGAGGAGAGGCCCTTACAATGTTTTAGGAgctgcagaaaaaataaaggtgGGGGAGGCGGGAACCCCGGACGCGGCCTTGGCCCCCGCGTCAGCTCCCGCAGGAACGGTAATGGTGGTGGTGGGTGTTCCGAACGCGGCATTGGCCCCCGCGTCCGCCCCCACAGAAAACAACAAGGAGGTGGGCACATCGAGCGTGGCATTGGCCCCCGCGCCCGCCCAAAAATCAATCGCGGAGGCGACCTCAGAGGAGGATGAGACCCCCTGGATTAAGCCGAAGGAGGAGAGGCCCAAGGGGGACTTTGAACGGCGTGGTGTTGGCAAACACAAGCCAACACCGACCGCTAAGGAGTCAGAGGTGATCAGCAACTGGAAGATTCCGACTAGGGCCGTGCCACCCTTAAGGATCCTCCAGGCGAATGTGAACCACTCCGCCGTGGCACAGGATTTGTTCCTACAAACCATGGCGGAGGGTGGATTTGAATTGGGGGTGGCCACGGAGCTCTACTGGAGG
The nucleotide sequence above comes from Linepithema humile isolate Giens D197 chromosome 4, Lhum_UNIL_v1.0, whole genome shotgun sequence. Encoded proteins:
- the LOC105670767 gene encoding uncharacterized protein isoform X1, which codes for MPKAKHFDEDKLPFLLDESKCKILDFSYMYIENTIQGAQYNTPIVKGVANQLRRWPNDLFTLFMTACLIISGLVVFVFITAILCSPVTNDDNCCELKISGDEHPFNVYFVKEAAQVWSRKEFCYIEAAARKQPELSIHLINLMRNSSASNILETHFKVALATQNANIHVADLPIDEFFSKSKLSNIAQNLTNELLLMAARAYLLWNSPGIAMHPSAYCSLSTIIKSQNKEKNRDYTPNKLTTIDPAIDLQATEVYCQAFPGFVLQEISRNITQIHSLKDALDKFCPRIDNCPEVRVVNLKSRCAVDVLDCPTVYATENV
- the LOC105670767 gene encoding uncharacterized protein isoform X3, encoding MTACLIISGLVVFVFITAILCSPVTNDDNCCELKISGDEHPFNVYFVKEAAQVWSRKEFCYIEAAARKQPELSIHLINLMRNSSASNILETHFKVALATQNANIHVADLPIDEFFSKSKLSNIAQNLTNELLLMAARAYLLWNSPGIAMHPSAYCSLSTIIKSQNKEKNRDYTPNKLTTIDPAIDLQATEVYCQAFPGFVLQEISRNITQIHSLKDALDKFCPRIDNCPEVRVVNLKSRCAVDVLDCPTVYATENV
- the LOC105670767 gene encoding uncharacterized protein isoform X2 is translated as MPKAKPCLIISGLVVFVFITAILCSPVTNDDNCCELKISGDEHPFNVYFVKEAAQVWSRKEFCYIEAAARKQPELSIHLINLMRNSSASNILETHFKVALATQNANIHVADLPIDEFFSKSKLSNIAQNLTNELLLMAARAYLLWNSPGIAMHPSAYCSLSTIIKSQNKEKNRDYTPNKLTTIDPAIDLQATEVYCQAFPGFVLQEISRNITQIHSLKDALDKFCPRIDNCPEVRVVNLKSRCAVDVLDCPTVYATENV